The DNA region ccaaaccatctcaacccgTTCTCCCGCATTTTTGCGAAGAGAGGTGAACTCCtggtttcttatcctatccatcatagtattacCACACATACACCTCAACATACCCATTTCTGTTACTTCCATCCTCTGTTCGAAAGccttctttacgggccaacattctGTCTCATACAACAACGCCAGCCTAATCGCAACGCGGTAAAATTACCTTTTAATCTCCTTGgaaactttttatcacaaagcaccccggttgttgctcgccacttaagccaacccgctcccaaatatttgaacttggacgtATATGCAACAACTTCTTTCCCTATGGTCACCTGTGGCTCCCTTATCAATTATGTACCACTGAAATTGTATCGTAAGTATTCAGTCTTCGTACAGTTTATGCACAATCCCTTACCCTCCAAGGCTTTcctccactcttccaatttactattagccttctcctttttttttctgCGACCAAGACTATATCGTTGGCTAAAAGCATGCACCATGGTACGGTCTCCCATATGGATATAGAGATTTCCTCCATAATgaccgtaaaaatgaaaggacttGGTGCTGATCCCTGATGTAATCCCACTTTAATTGTGAAAGACTCTGTCATACCCACCGGTGTATGTATGTTTGTCGACACTTTGTCATACATGTCATGTATTACCTCAATGTACCTTCGTGAAATACCTCTATTCTTGAGGCTATCTCAAACGACacttcgtggtatgctatcgtaCGCTTTCTCCaggtcaatgaacaccatatgcaaatcattctttcgctccctatacttttccatcagcctcctcaaaagatgaattgtCTCGGTGGTTGATCTTCCCGACATGAATCCGAATTAGTTCTTTGTAATTACTATCTCTCGTCTAATTCGTTTCTCAATTACTCTTTCCCACAGTTTCATAGTGTGGCTTAAAAGTTTGATCCCTCTATATTTCCCGCATACTTGTGCATCTCCCTTGTTTTTGAACAGTGGGAGAAGTGTGTTAaccctccattcttctggcatcttactAGACCTCAAGATGACAATAAGAGGTTAGTAAGCCAACGAATTCCCTCATTTCCTAAACCTCTCCACACCTCAATCGTAATATTATTAGGTCCAACTGTCTTTGATCTCCTCATTTTTGTGAGAGCTTCTTCTACTTCCGCCGTGGTAATATCAATAATCGACCCATGATCCTGTACTCTTTGGATGTCCGAAGTTTGTTGAATTTCCTTCTTTGGACCCCTAGTCTTATTGAGCAGTTGGGAAAAATATTGATGCCATCTCATTTTGATGTCTTGTCTAAGGAGTACTCGTCCACCTTCATTTTTAATGAACTTCATTGTCCCTAAGTCCTTCTGCCTAGATCTTGCTTTTGccattttaaaaatatacttctccccctctttggtatcaagGTTTTGATAAAAGGCTTCAAACGCAAGATTTTTTGCCTCCGCTACTTCTTTCTTTGTCGCTCGTTCATGCTTCTTTAAGTTATCGATAaagaataaatataaattaaaaatgataaagtaAATTGTAACCAAAAACTAAATGAGACAAGTAGGTTGAATATATGGGTGTTTTTCTTtagatttttcttctatttaaaatttatcatgaATTAGAAGGTTTTATATCCATGaccaaaatattttcattaatttgattttccaTTTCTTACTTGTAAAGATGTAAGGTCCTATTACTTCAATTGAATTTTGTGTGTGATTAATttatccatttttatttttaaaggtatatattCCAAAATATTTGCATACTAAACAaaaataagatggaagttaAAGTCTTGTTTTTCCTTCTTTCCTTTATCTTTTTAAATGTATATATTCCATAATAACCGAAAGtatgattaatgattaattagtTTGACCCTTATTCTACGGGGGAGTAAAGAAGGAGGTTAGAATCATGCCTCATGCCACAAGTTGAGGTTATTATGGGAGCACAATCATTCATCTTTCATAACCACTGCCAGGTCATCAGTCCACGCTGTAATTAATTCATccattttttatgcttttattaattattgataacaataataatttgtaCTAATAGGGATTTTTTTAATCAACAAGATTGTTACGCTTtagcaacttttgaaattaagaTGCTTAATTAGTAATTAATCTTTACCTAATATTAGTTGCCTTAATCGTACTCAAGAAATAAGACTAGTTTTCGTTTACTTAATtggaatattaattaattaaaccttTACCTAATATTAGTTGCCTTAAGTATACTCTAAAAGTCAAGTCTATAGTTTTTGATTTAGTTATgcttttaaaaaatgttttgtCACTTTCATGATCACAAGACATACATAATTAGAAACAACCCAAGCGATGCAGTATTGTGAAAGAGATGTAACAAAATGTCGCTGAATATGGTGAATATTAACAGCTGAGGTGACAAATATTAAGACAACATACTTAAACTAACTCTTTAATATCatttttgttagagtatataacatatcttgggacctcaaccatcagcttaagcttttggttgagctgGTTCCTTGACAATTTTGAATCAGATGATCTAAAACTACTGCGTACATATATCCAAACTTCAATTCTCTTTGATATAATCCAATTTATTGATTCTAATATATTAGCAGAATAGATTATATTTCTCCTCAATAAATTTGCCATCTTGACatgagaaaattttttaaaattattttattaaaaaattaagttaaatatgtgagtgaaaatttaaaaaaaatatgagttaggactaaaaataaaaatatagtagtTAATTTGATAGAACAGTCTAAACAAAAGTTGACTAAATTTCGTAGATCATGAAATGTAACTTTACTAAGCAAACTTTTGTTTGTATAATACTTTttccgttttgaaatacttgttatattatagttattggcactatttattatataagtatattttatatattaaataaatatgtaagaaaaaatatagtcaaatgttGTATAATTCATACTTTCCtaatattaattctttatagtttttaaatattattagttcaatatataaaataatactttaaattgcataaaaagtcaaatatagtaTGTACAATGAAACGTAAAAAATGTACTTCATATGAAGCATGTTATAGAACggtagcaaaattaaaaaaaaaggaaggaaTATTAAGAAAGTATGGGGCCTGGGCAAGGAAGAATAGATGAGCTGTAAACACTGGTTGGAGTTAGAAAGTGGGAAGAGATTCGTATGACAGACAGAGGGTAACACCATACGTACAGGTACATTACATAGCAGATGAGTAGTAAAATGGTTCAATACTTTACACATTACACAACAGTAGTAGAAGTATCAAACAAAAGAAGGGGACCTTTAGCTTGGTTTTGTTCCATTTCTCATTGTCATTCGTCAGTAAAACAAAGTAGCAGGGGAATCTAACCAGGTTTTattaccaccaccaccaccttaCATCACCAGaaacacatacacacatacaaACAGACAGTCATAGAAAGAGAGTGTAAAGAAAACATTACTATGTAATTTTGATAGGAATGTGACTTGCTCATCACTCTTGTACTACTAATACTATCCTTATCTTTATGCACCATcattatcatatcatatcaaCTAAATAGGAGTTATACTTTTCTTTAGCATCTCTACTGCTTTTGGCAAAATGTGTGAAACATAGCCAATATATTAGTTTCTTTTTATTGTAGATGAAGATAGTTTTAACTTTCTAAGACATCCTGGTAAATACAAACGGcaaattttattagtattaaatttttgtaatttataacAATCTAAGGAAGTATTGAGATGTGTTTGGTAAACAACGAATAGCTAGTACTCTCTCTATCCCATATACTTTGAATCAAAAGataaaattgttgttttttaagaaaaaggtggataattgtaataaataaagagatagaatgaattgtgtagataaaaataaaagagttaaaatgtatggatgaaattaaaaagaagtggcaaattaagtgggacaaaccaaaatgaaaaatgctgTGAATTAAATAGGACGGAGGGCGTAGTTGATAATTGATTGGAATAATGGATTTTACCAGCTGATTTGATTAACTAGTTTGGCTAGCTGATATTAAACCCGTTGCTTTCCACTGTTAGGAGCAACTTGTTCAAACAACTTACTAAACAATGACTTGTTTCAACCGAATAATTTAACCTAGCATTTGATGGTCTGATTAACTAACCCTCAATTTGTGCCAAAAGAAGTTAAGGAGGGTAGTACTTCTTTTGTCGCTAACAAATTGTTGCACTTTTTTCGTTATTTTTtctttgctacaaattactttATGCAGAtatttttcaactatttttgCAAAATACCATCTTTCAATTAGACgacttcaaaacaagaagctgatcacattattattttttcttcaatttatattaattgacTTATTTAATCTATATATTCAATGCGTCTTTTAGAAAGACCGTCTGTCACAAAATATTTTTACTACTTCCTTTTATTCTATACGTTTATTTCATTTTTGTTAAGTATAATTttgatggtttttttttttttttgaattgtttgTGCAATATAAAAGGGGGTCAATTCGTTGATGAAGAGGATGGAGTAGCTGGGGAGTGGAGAGTAAGAGACGAAGTGAAAAGAGTATCTAAAATATATCAGTGGGTTTCTGATCTGAGTCTGAAACCCCAGAAAAGAGAATCTGCTTTTTATTGTGGGCCTCTTTTTGTCCTCCATTCTGAACTCTTTTCCTTTGTTCCTTTTTACCCTTTTCTCCAGCATCGTTTTCTTCTGTTTCCTTATactccttttttttaatttaaatgaaaaaaccatccctattttttgttttttcctcCTCAAAATACTCTCCTTTCTCGTTAACTTAAAAATCTTTTGCCATTTTGTTTAATTTCTTACAATCAAAAGAAGAGATCTTCAATTGTTCTCTTCTATGAAAGATTCTTAGTTTTAACTGTGCCCCTATTTTTTCCTTAGTAATTTGGATTTTTACAACCTTATTGAatagatttttaaaatatatttgataatttGATATCTATCCGTTTTTAGAATCTAATTTATTTAACCTTATTactaggcattaagaatgatataagtagatatttaagatattaaagtaagcattaaagatatggtaagtaagcattaaggataatataagtagtcattaagaatacgataagtgaAAGATCTatatggtaagtaagcattaaggataatataagtagtcattaagaatacgataagtaagcatttggattttaataggttaaacttgagatatatttttcaaaGAAATGATTTCTTAAGAGAGTAGCAGTTACAGAAAGATCTAGATGTGGGCAAGTAgaagataattttaaattttaaacatgATGGGATTGATTAAACTTTACCAATTACATGTCCAATCAGACTCAAAAGCACTGCAATATTATCAAAATCGTTACGTTGTTCAAATCAATTACACGACtctaacaattaaaattttattttattcagttATTTCAATTATTGTATTAAAGGTAAATATTTCCACAATTTCATTAACTTGTTTCATTTGACtttaattttatgtaatttaatttgttatttcaATCAGTTATATATTTAACTacgtaaatttaataattataaaagttaatattttgaaACTTTGCAATTAGagaattcaaacaaaatttcattaaattttattttttcttacacgtTAGTCACAacgtataaaataagtttgaatgatgaataatgtcaATAAGTTTAATgcagcaagtatttcagaacaaaggaaataaataattatacttTTGAAATGTAAGCATTTAGAATAGTTTTGGTGAAAAAAGAGTATAGCACAAATCAATGGAGACAAAAAACAATTTAACGAGGTAAACCTCATAAACTTGAGAACAAACTCTGAAGGTAAAGATCACACCTTTAACAAGATCACCCTCAAAACACTAAtacaaggaaaaagaagctCTTTAGATATTAACCCTAATTGCTTCTATGTACTAGGCTTCCTCATTATCCTTCTAATGTTGTTCTAAGCCCTTTTATATAAGCCTACAACATATTATAAACAACACTAAAAGACGTAGAATCCTTCCTCCTCAAGAAAAGCCCACAAAAAATTTTGTATTTGCCCATGCACCAAGCTACTCGAAAGAGCGAGTGATGTACTCGAACAAGCTCTTGGTCAGTGGCCTTTTTTTGATCTCTTGATTAGTTGCACCTCATTTTAGACACCTTGCTTCAACCTCcttgccttgttcaaggcaGTTTAAATCTACTTTCTTAATCACTTATGAAATGATGCAAACCTCAATTCTTCATATATTTATAGCACTCGTATATTATTTTCCCAATGTGCAAAACAAAGTATGGGCTATCAGATGATCAAAGTCTTCTCCAATTATCTTATACATACTCTTTTGGTCCCTAATGCTTTCTCAAAGTACACTTAATGTGCTAatcaaggaaaaagaaaaaaaaataaaaaatgtgtaTTTCTACTTAATTTGAAAATGTAAATACATGCTTAAAATGTGAGttatgaacaaaataaaaattaaagtaaaatttattaagCATACTGAAAATTAAAATGGTGTAAATATAAAGTCATTAATATATTTagcactaattttttattgaggtCATCTCACTGTGGACGACCTTAATTGGACAACTCAAACTCTTTAAAAAACCTCCTTTTTTATAAGTGTGAAttcagtttttaaattttttttattaataaactgcTTGTATGGACTCATCTTACGGtgaaacggtctctcacaagactTGCTGTTGAATTATAGGTTTGTGGTAAAGGTTAATGAATAATCATAAGAATTAACAATGTTTCAAAATTTTATTGACATGTTTTTTACACggcaaattattattaaaaattaatattaattattaacgTTTCAAAAATTTATTGACTTGTTTTTTGCACCACAAATTGAACCACAAAGGGTTTATGGAAATTTATAAGaataattaatgttttaaatgtttatgaaaaaataataatcttaaagtgatcacttataattagtGATCACTTATGATCTTAGAATGAGTGATaacttttaaagtgattacttattattttaaaataattaattaaaatagcatactaattatataaattagtcTCATACTAAGATGATCTTGTACAAAATTTATTGTATGTAAATTaatgttttggggatggacaaATTATGAGATTATTGATGTTCGAAAAAACTTTCCAAACTAAACTTGTAATACCCATGCGTGATAATTTGTGTTTAGCTACAACTCTCGCACTTTTTATAATGGGCTACATTTCATTGTATAGTTGGCTTTTACGGTTATGGGCCAGTCAAAGGCATCTGCCGATTCCAATCACAAAAATTCCATTCCACAATGACCCAAGGGTCCCTCTACCAAGTAATAATACTCTTTTTATGGTCTCAAAGTAAGACGAATTTTATATGAATTAACAAATCTAatacaaattcttatgagagacggtatttttaagagaccatttctaattggattaattcattatatattttttaaatattataagtatgcattaagaatgatataagtagacatttaagatattgaaattagacattaagaatacgtaAGTAGCATCAAAGATagtgtaagtagacattaagaatatggcaAGTAGACTTTAATCTTTTAGTGGAATGGACTTGAGATTCGTcgctcaagagactagctgcaagtctaattaatataatttaaaaagaaaatctgATTGAAACTTCTTACTTTGAGATTATCTAAATGATAGCTTGTATTTCACATAGTTTCACTCTTTAACAATGCGTATGAGAATTGAATCAAATTATTGTACACTGACTGGAATACAAGATCGATCAGCCAGACAATAAAATGTCAACAATAAATGAGATATCAACTGATCAAGAGCCatataaataggaaaaaaaaaaaacaaaataattcacATACAATAACATACATAAAAAGGTTAATACGCAAAAACATGGTGAAACAGCCCAAAAGTCATTTATTTACAATAAAGCAAACCTACATCATTATTACACTATGATGAAGAAGTAGTTAAATAAGTAGTATGTAGATGGTGACTAATAGGATAGAGCAGGTTGGGCATGGGGGCCATAATCAGCGGCCCTGAAAGCAGAAAGTGTCTGAAGGAGATGGTGTGTTGCCTTGTCGAAATTGACAAATCCCATGAACCAAAATTCATGGTTATCCACTGTTGTTATTTGTATGTACCTTTCATTCGAATTTGCTCCCATTGTCACTGGGCTTATACCGCTTATTTGTGTCAGGGGAATCATAACCTGTCACATGATCAATTCCACATTATTAATGTTTACTAAATACACTCAATAAATGATGCTCATGATCCGTAATCTTAAATCGAAGAATTTAGAAGATATTGACCAACATATAGGCTTGATAATCTACTTATTGCCAATTGATTTTAGGATGAAATCTCATCGGACTTGTATACAGTAGACTTTCTTCTTGTGCGGATCTTATCGACTAAAATTCAATGACAAATTTATCAATTCGATCTTAGTTCATGTATGTCCTTGTCTTGATCTTCATCAAACCATAAACTTAAAAACTCAGGATATCTTATCAATACTATGGATCTGCTTGGCCAATTGTTAAATGGAGCTATTGATTATTTACATCAGCTAAAATATTGATTGATTTACTAGTTTTTACGAAGATATTTGTTAAAAGTTATCCGCTAATTTTTGCTGTTTGACCAACTCAAAAATTAATAGCCTTATAAAGTCGATAAAAGTCATTTGTTATTGGGGCTCGACAATAAGCTTAGATTGATGGTATGTTATAGACTTAAACCGTTGCAATATTAGTTAATTTATGCTTATAGTTCAAACTATTAAATATGCTATATACTCTTAAAAATTAGGGGATATAAGTATATACCTTGTAGTAACTCCAGGCTTCCTGACCAGAAGGAGCAATGAAGGAAAGTGGGCGATCACTGCAGAAGGCAACCCTGAGATTTGATAAGTACATGGTTCCGGCAACTGGTCCTGTGGAAGTGGATAGGTAACAAGCAAAGGTCTTTTTTAACTTCTCCTCTGCTTCAGTCTGGAATATCTGCCTGAACAGAGATTCAAATCCACCTTCTGACAGTGCCTTTGCTGTTAGATTGATCTTTCCCCACGCTGCTTCTGATACTGATGGTCCTGTTTTCACTACATTATCcagttttaatataaattagttTACTTGAATAAACATCTTGCTAACTTATCCACGAATAACATTACAATATGAGACTTCCACCCATAGCATAAAAAATAAGACCGCATCCTATCACATCGGCCTCATTAcgaaggtttttaaagcaaacAAACCAATATTTCTCGCATTGGAGACATGCAAAAAAGCGCATTTTTTTGACCGTATCAAAGGCTGTGTTATGATACGACTAATATTTAGGTGTAATGAATGATAACCACATCTTTTCAGTGGCAGTtttgcatttttacactatgcttCCACTAAGTGAAATAGGATAAATCCAACCCAACCCTTATTGGTGATATCGTAGAGGTTGCTTTTATTTGACCTTTGTTAGAGATGTTCATTCGGAATATTGGTTGGTTTCGATTCACCCAACCCTTATTGGTGATATCGTAGAGGTTGCTTTTAATTGACCTTTGTTAGAGATGTTCATTCGGAATATTGGTTGGTTTCGATTCATGTATTTCGAGTCGGTGCAAAATGGGGTCTAGTgtacatgtttattttttatataatttataattcattttgaaatagaGTCGAATAGGTCAAAAAATATCGAAACGTCAAGTCTGTTTGAACACCTCCATCCTTCACTAGGAAACATTATATTCAACCTCACGTAAATAAGAAATGCAAGCACATGATAAAATAAGTGAtctagtccattataatcttaCATCAAATAGCTATAAATCTGTAAGaaaatagaatattatattttatattttgtattattgtgATCTAGTTTCCTTAAATTTAATATTCcgtaatattttatttccttaatttaGTTCTAATCTCTTATATAAATAGAGGTAGTACCTCTCATCATTAtttaatacaaaccaagtatcaAAACCCGaactaatttttatttccgCATTATAATTTTCTACAAAATCTTTTACCGATCAAATTAAGGCACATAACCGGTAAAAACACAGAATACTCATAAATATGTAGGAAAATGGAAGATCACTTACAGTTATGCCAAATGTTACGGGCAATAGTCTCAGCTTTCTGGGTCCAGGAGTTGAAAGCATGAATAACAGGCTCAAGAGGGTTACTAGTAGGAGCCCTATCCATGGGAGAGTAAACCAAGTAAGgttgatcatgaaaataatgTCTCTGATGCTCATCAGCCTTCCAGAAAGCCGCTTCCTGGTTGTCCGGATGAGCAGTTGGGTTCGATGGCGGACCCATCACATGGGTTCCCCACTTCTTTGTCACCTCATTATTTTTCACAACTTCTTCCTGCGGTTGCGATTGTGGTGGTGATCCAGACAAGTCTTCTGGTGGGGTTCCAGCCATTGATTCTGATGGATATTATATTAATTGCTAAACAGAACACAAAACAAATGAATAAATTCACTGACTTTGCTCAACAAACAAGAAAATGAATGTATTGAGTATAGATTGGACAGTTGGTTTAGGATGATTGAATTTATAGTATTACCCAAAGGCAAATCCTTTGTGCTAAGCAAGAGCAAACCAAATCCAAATTGAGGTATTATTCCTAATTAAGTACAGATGTTACGCACACGGTCTTACTTTTGTGTAATTCCTTAGTTTAGTAATATAAACATACAATCTTACAAAAATACGTTTTCgacaattattattttatagagtTTGAGTGAATATGATCCTTTATTCAAcccttaaattaaatattaatgtttGTTTATCATTAGCATCGCGTATATTTAATGAGGAGTTTATAAAAAATTCCAGGGTGGTCTAGAAACTTGACCGGCTATTGGAATGGTATAGAAGAAAAGAGATGTTGACAGGTCGGTTATTGATGACTAATACAAATAGATTGCAACACCAAGTGTTGAATCCGTGTGATTTTGAAATGCTTCCAGacttctctttttttaatatattcatCTACATGGGTTGGAGTTTTAAGcccattttgataatttttaaagaaaaagttTTGTAGACTTTAGTgcatcaatttttaaaaaaattaaaaagttcgtGTGAGATCATCTTACGATgaaataatgttaaaataataagtatatAAGCTAAAAATTTCCATTATTAAGCTATTTCATCTAAATATAAGATATGTCTCATTTTAAGACCGCAATATACAAATATTTGTGAAAAGTAAAATCAGATCGCCATGACATGTTAGGATGGTATTTTCATGGTAAGCACTAAAGTCCattgtcatcatcatcctactcaGTGTtttccgctcatagaaaaactatagacaaagtctggggagggaaggacggcggcaactcatacccataaaggagagcgcggccaaatgagtcccccggctcgagaaacATAAGAAGACGTAGCTACGTGGGAAAGATTTaattaaatgcatataaataaaataaataggtaGAACCAactaccaaaaaaaataataaataaaacaaaaaactaataataagaaACGAGAAAAGATGACAAAAACACCaaaaggtaaactaagaggacatcagttgtctaaaacatgaatatggtgcctccaactacccctatccttaatcaggccctcagagaggtATAACTCATgtaagttaatttttatttgctcatcccaagttctcttgGGTCTTCCTCAACTcttcttaccctctactataatgctttctacccttaTCACTGGGGCGGCGAGAGTTTTTCTCTACatatgtccaaaccacctctatatattttcgcgcattttttcaGGCTATCCTTAGTTTGTTCCTAAACTCTTGATTTCTAATTGTATCCATca from Amaranthus tricolor cultivar Red isolate AtriRed21 chromosome 3, ASM2621246v1, whole genome shotgun sequence includes:
- the LOC130808885 gene encoding GEM-like protein 5; protein product: MAGTPPEDLSGSPPQSQPQEEVVKNNEVTKKWGTHVMGPPSNPTAHPDNQEAAFWKADEHQRHYFHDQPYLVYSPMDRAPTSNPLEPVIHAFNSWTQKAETIARNIWHNLKTGPSVSEAAWGKINLTAKALSEGGFESLFRQIFQTEAEEKLKKTFACYLSTSTGPVAGTMYLSNLRVAFCSDRPLSFIAPSGQEAWSYYKVMIPLTQISGISPVTMGANSNERYIQITTVDNHEFWFMGFVNFDKATHHLLQTLSAFRAADYGPHAQPALSY